One window of Cryptosporangium aurantiacum genomic DNA carries:
- a CDS encoding TlyA family RNA methyltransferase yields MARRTRLDAELVRRGLARSREDAAQLIAAGAVKVDGRPAAKAATAVDPASAVTVAVDEGPRYVSRGGHKLAGALDAFTGLSVKDRRCLDAGASTGGFTDVLLRAGAAGVVAVDVGYGQLAWSLQTDERVTVVDRTNVRTLTPDAIGGPCAVTVADLSFISLGLVLPALAACTEPDGDLVPMVKPQFEVGKERLGSGGVVRDPELRIEAVLGVAATAATMGLGVAGVVASPLPGPSGNVEFFLWLRRDAPPVDPAAVRTAVEQAPDPGRAS; encoded by the coding sequence GTGGCACGCCGAACCCGCCTGGACGCGGAACTGGTACGCCGCGGCCTGGCCCGGTCCCGCGAGGACGCCGCCCAGCTGATCGCCGCCGGTGCGGTCAAGGTCGACGGCCGGCCCGCCGCCAAGGCGGCGACCGCGGTCGACCCGGCCAGCGCCGTCACGGTCGCCGTCGACGAGGGGCCCCGCTACGTCTCGCGCGGCGGACACAAGCTCGCCGGCGCGTTGGACGCGTTCACCGGGCTGAGCGTCAAGGATCGCCGCTGCCTGGACGCCGGCGCGTCCACCGGCGGCTTCACCGACGTGCTGCTGCGCGCGGGCGCGGCGGGCGTCGTCGCGGTGGACGTGGGCTACGGCCAGCTCGCCTGGTCGCTGCAGACCGACGAGCGGGTGACGGTCGTCGACCGCACGAACGTCCGCACGCTGACTCCGGACGCGATCGGCGGGCCGTGCGCGGTCACCGTCGCCGACCTGTCGTTCATCTCGCTCGGCCTGGTGCTGCCCGCGCTGGCCGCCTGCACCGAGCCGGACGGCGACCTGGTCCCGATGGTCAAGCCGCAGTTCGAAGTGGGCAAGGAACGGCTGGGAAGCGGGGGTGTCGTCAGAGATCCCGAGCTGCGGATCGAGGCGGTGCTCGGCGTCGCGGCGACGGCTGCGACGATGGGCCTCGGCGTCGCCGGGGTCGTCGCCAGCCCGCTTCCCGGGCCGTCCGGGAACGTGGAGTTCTTTCTCTGGCTGCGGCGGGACGCCCCGCCGGTGGACCCCGCCGCTGTCCGGACAGCCGTCGAGCAAGCACCAGATCCAGGGAGAGCTAGCTGA
- a CDS encoding NAD kinase, which yields MSRQALLVTHAGRALNVVHARRVAAQLSEAGFGLRVLTDEAPDLNIDATVVRPDEKAAVGAEIVFALGGDGTLLRAAALARPAGAALLGINLGRVGFLAEAEAEHLDETVRRVVEGDYVVDERMTLDLTVGRPDGSIAHSWALNEASVEKAMRERMLEVMVSIDGRPLSRWGCDGVVCATPTGSTAYAFSAGGPVVWPDVEAMLVVPISAHALFARPLVTAPTSTIIVEVLSDGVPAVVSCDGQRVVQMPPGSRAVIRRGGDPVRVVRMSPRPFTDRLVAKFGLPVQGWRGDAEAARSGRGATDVGGAG from the coding sequence ATGAGTCGGCAGGCACTGCTCGTCACGCATGCCGGTCGCGCGCTCAACGTGGTGCACGCCCGCCGGGTCGCGGCCCAGCTCTCCGAGGCCGGCTTCGGCCTGCGGGTGCTGACCGATGAAGCGCCCGACCTCAACATCGACGCAACGGTCGTCCGCCCGGACGAGAAGGCAGCCGTGGGCGCCGAGATCGTGTTCGCGCTCGGCGGCGACGGGACGCTGCTGCGGGCCGCGGCGCTGGCGCGCCCGGCCGGCGCCGCGCTGCTCGGGATCAACCTCGGCCGGGTCGGGTTCCTCGCCGAGGCGGAGGCCGAGCACCTCGACGAGACCGTGCGGCGGGTCGTCGAGGGTGACTACGTCGTCGACGAGCGGATGACGCTCGACCTCACGGTCGGGCGTCCGGACGGTTCGATCGCGCACAGCTGGGCGCTCAACGAGGCCAGCGTCGAGAAGGCGATGCGCGAGCGGATGCTCGAGGTCATGGTGTCGATCGACGGTCGCCCGCTGTCCCGCTGGGGTTGCGACGGCGTCGTGTGCGCGACGCCGACGGGCTCCACCGCGTACGCGTTCTCGGCGGGCGGCCCGGTGGTCTGGCCGGACGTGGAGGCGATGCTCGTCGTGCCGATCAGCGCCCACGCGCTGTTCGCCCGTCCGCTGGTCACGGCTCCGACCTCGACGATCATCGTCGAAGTGCTCTCGGACGGCGTCCCGGCCGTGGTGTCGTGCGACGGGCAGCGGGTCGTGCAGATGCCGCCGGGCAGCCGCGCGGTGATCCGGCGGGGCGGCGACCCGGTGCGGGTGGTGCGGATGAGCCCGCGCCCGTTCACCGACCGTCTGGTGGCGAAATTCGGCCTGCCGGTGCAGGGCTGGCGCGGCGACGCGGAAGCCGCTCGTTCCGGGCGCGGTGCCACCGATGTCGGTGGGGCTGGGTAG
- a CDS encoding tetratricopeptide repeat protein, translating into MVGAPSRPRPLGPEIPADIEVRDLDREVRAELRSLPKGASDTVARHLVAAGRFLDSDPARALEHAQAARQQAARIASVREAVGLAAYHAGEWRLAIAELRAYRRFTGSDVHLAVIADSERALGRPEKAIELAGSPEAAQLDTETRVELLIVAAGARQDQGDLDGAITQLEVPELRSGRPASWQARLRYAYAELLLAAGRVDEAREWFVQAADVDSDGVTDAGERVLDLDGFLFTDESDDEDEFLDGSARDEQGDSWDDDADDADDADDEGEPDGLDADGTPVAEDEDSEILGGDVDGPVAHGHDGKTRDQGAGGAVVDPHGAEDGGGGLRGGQDAGGAVLDAQGADAEGRGGESAGGVVVDVLGDGDGENPGRGADDCAVRARVLADEPYEAIDGDEAERSDTADLVGAGVAAGEDGEIVGRGDVQDSGGGDDGFGRSGGDSSVGGDGSDTNVDGSDGRGSVGDGAGAVADDAVSAVTDEDDDWDDDEDVVERPTDEELTASVGESDIDGGAPERSGADGDSSSAGTGPAPTSERAVPSRTASFSDGENYDGGDGRAG; encoded by the coding sequence GTGGTTGGTGCGCCGTCACGGCCGCGGCCGCTCGGTCCGGAGATCCCCGCCGACATCGAGGTGCGGGATCTCGACCGCGAGGTGCGGGCAGAGCTCCGTTCGCTGCCGAAGGGCGCATCCGACACCGTGGCGCGTCACCTCGTCGCCGCGGGACGGTTCCTCGACTCCGACCCGGCCCGTGCGCTGGAGCACGCCCAGGCGGCCCGTCAGCAGGCGGCGCGGATCGCGTCGGTGCGTGAGGCGGTCGGCCTGGCTGCCTACCACGCCGGTGAGTGGCGCCTGGCGATCGCGGAACTCCGGGCCTATCGGCGGTTCACCGGGTCGGACGTCCACCTGGCCGTGATCGCGGACTCCGAGCGGGCGCTGGGACGGCCGGAGAAAGCGATCGAGCTGGCCGGGAGTCCGGAAGCCGCTCAGTTGGACACCGAGACGCGGGTGGAACTGCTCATCGTGGCTGCGGGCGCCCGGCAGGACCAGGGCGACCTGGACGGCGCGATCACCCAGCTCGAGGTGCCGGAGCTGCGGAGTGGCCGCCCGGCGTCCTGGCAGGCGCGCCTGCGGTACGCGTACGCCGAGTTGCTGCTCGCGGCCGGGCGCGTGGACGAGGCGCGGGAATGGTTCGTCCAGGCTGCGGACGTGGACTCCGACGGCGTGACCGACGCCGGCGAGCGCGTGCTCGACCTCGACGGCTTCCTGTTCACCGACGAGAGCGACGACGAGGACGAGTTCCTCGACGGCAGCGCCCGCGACGAGCAGGGCGACAGCTGGGACGACGACGCCGATGACGCCGATGACGCCGATGACGAAGGCGAGCCTGACGGACTCGACGCCGACGGCACCCCGGTAGCCGAGGACGAGGACAGCGAGATTCTCGGCGGAGACGTCGACGGCCCGGTGGCTCACGGGCACGACGGCAAGACCCGTGACCAGGGCGCCGGCGGCGCGGTGGTTGACCCGCACGGCGCCGAGGACGGCGGCGGCGGGCTGCGCGGCGGCCAGGACGCCGGTGGCGCGGTGCTTGATGCGCAGGGCGCCGATGCCGAGGGCCGCGGCGGCGAGAGCGCCGGTGGTGTGGTGGTGGACGTGCTGGGCGACGGCGACGGCGAGAATCCTGGCCGGGGAGCCGACGACTGCGCGGTGCGCGCGCGGGTGCTGGCGGACGAGCCGTACGAGGCCATCGACGGCGACGAGGCCGAGCGGAGCGACACCGCGGACCTGGTCGGCGCCGGCGTCGCGGCTGGTGAGGACGGCGAGATCGTCGGCCGGGGTGATGTGCAGGACTCGGGCGGCGGGGACGACGGTTTCGGCCGGAGCGGCGGCGACAGCAGCGTCGGCGGAGACGGCAGCGACACCAACGTCGACGGCAGCGACGGCCGCGGCAGCGTCGGTGACGGCGCGGGTGCTGTGGCTGACGACGCCGTCAGCGCGGTGACCGACGAGGACGACGACTGGGACGACGACGAGGACGTCGTCGAGCGGCCCACGGACGAGGAGTTGACCGCGTCGGTGGGGGAGAGCGACATCGACGGTGGTGCCCCCGAGCGGTCGGGCGCCGACGGTGACTCGAGTTCCGCCGGGACGGGGCCGGCCCCCACCTCCGAGCGTGCGGTGCCCAGCCGGACGGCGTCGTTCTCCGATGGAGAGAACTACGACGGCGGGGACGGTCGCGCGGGGTAA
- the recN gene encoding DNA repair protein RecN, whose amino-acid sequence MLEEIRITGLGVIEDATLELVDGFTVVTGETGAGKTMVVAGLGLLFGGRADAGRVRRGTGRALVEGRLRFAPDDPAQKLVLDRVAEAGAAPDDDGTLLLARSVAAEGRSRAHVGGRTVPVGLLGELAEQMLAVHGQSDQLRLLSAAEQRGALDRYAGDEVTQLRAQCQERYQAWRAVVAEITDRTNRARERTQEADALRFGLTEIEAVNPLPGEDEELRAESKRLEHAEELRIAAYTAHQALAGDPTMDTESADVAALLGVVRRALSAVAGHDAVLAEAGRRADELAALCGELGTELASYTDSLDADPARLAAVHERRAQLAGLTRKYADTIDGVLAWSEQAAAKLADLDTSEEALDALRAKRDEVAAELAATAGALSAARSAAATRFGEQVTAELTGLAMPHARVVAAVMQREVAEGAATPSVVVDGRRLAVSPEGVDDVELRLASHPGAPELALHRGASGGELSRVMLAIEVVFAGAGGPPTMVFDEVDAGVGGRAAVEIGKRLARLARTHQVLVVTHLPQVAAFADHHVVVVKDSDGSVTTSGLRSLSAAERPRELARMLAGLDDSDLGIAHAEELLAVARAEKDAAA is encoded by the coding sequence GTGCTGGAGGAAATCCGAATCACCGGACTGGGCGTCATCGAAGACGCGACGCTGGAGCTCGTTGACGGATTCACCGTCGTCACCGGGGAGACCGGTGCCGGCAAGACGATGGTCGTGGCCGGTCTCGGCCTGCTGTTCGGTGGCCGCGCCGACGCGGGCCGCGTACGCCGCGGCACCGGGCGGGCGCTGGTCGAAGGGCGGCTGCGGTTCGCGCCTGACGACCCGGCGCAGAAGCTCGTGCTCGACCGGGTGGCCGAGGCGGGCGCGGCGCCCGACGACGACGGCACACTGCTGCTCGCCCGCAGCGTCGCCGCCGAGGGGCGGTCACGCGCGCACGTCGGCGGCCGGACGGTCCCGGTCGGCCTGCTCGGCGAGCTGGCCGAGCAGATGCTCGCCGTCCACGGCCAGTCCGACCAGCTGCGGCTGCTGTCGGCGGCCGAGCAGCGCGGCGCGCTCGACCGGTACGCCGGTGACGAGGTCACGCAGTTGCGCGCGCAGTGTCAGGAGCGGTACCAGGCCTGGCGGGCAGTGGTCGCCGAGATCACCGACCGGACGAACCGGGCGCGCGAACGCACGCAGGAGGCCGACGCGCTGCGGTTCGGCCTGACCGAGATCGAGGCCGTCAATCCGCTGCCCGGTGAGGACGAGGAGCTCAGAGCCGAGTCCAAACGCCTCGAGCACGCGGAGGAACTGCGGATCGCCGCGTACACCGCGCACCAGGCGCTGGCCGGCGACCCGACGATGGACACCGAGTCCGCGGACGTCGCGGCGCTGCTCGGCGTGGTGCGGCGGGCGCTGTCCGCTGTGGCCGGTCACGACGCGGTGCTGGCCGAGGCCGGCCGCCGTGCGGACGAGCTGGCCGCGCTCTGCGGCGAGCTCGGCACCGAGCTGGCCTCCTACACCGACAGCCTCGACGCCGACCCGGCCCGGCTGGCCGCGGTGCACGAGCGGCGCGCGCAGCTGGCGGGCCTGACCCGGAAGTACGCGGATACGATCGACGGCGTCCTGGCCTGGTCCGAGCAGGCCGCGGCGAAGCTGGCCGACCTCGACACGTCCGAGGAGGCGCTGGACGCGCTGCGCGCCAAGCGTGACGAGGTCGCCGCCGAGCTGGCCGCGACGGCTGGCGCGCTGTCGGCGGCCCGGTCCGCCGCGGCCACGCGCTTCGGCGAGCAGGTCACCGCGGAGCTGACCGGGCTGGCGATGCCGCACGCGCGAGTCGTGGCCGCGGTGATGCAGCGTGAGGTCGCGGAGGGCGCCGCCACACCCTCGGTCGTGGTCGACGGCAGACGCCTCGCGGTCAGCCCGGAGGGGGTCGACGACGTCGAGCTGCGGCTGGCGTCGCACCCCGGTGCGCCGGAGCTGGCGCTGCACCGGGGCGCGTCCGGCGGTGAGCTGTCCCGGGTGATGCTCGCGATCGAGGTGGTGTTCGCCGGTGCCGGTGGCCCGCCGACGATGGTCTTCGACGAGGTGGACGCCGGGGTGGGCGGTCGGGCCGCGGTGGAGATCGGCAAGCGGCTCGCCCGGCTGGCGCGCACCCACCAGGTGCTGGTCGTGACCCACCTGCCGCAGGTCGCCGCGTTCGCCGACCACCACGTCGTCGTCGTGAAGGACTCGGACGGATCGGTCACCACCAGCGGCCTGCGGTCGCTGTCGGCTGCCGAGCGTCCGCGGGAGCTGGCCCGGATGCTGGCCGGTCTGGACGACAGCGACCTGGGTATCGCCCACGCCGAGGAACTGCTCGCGGTCGCGCGGGCCGAGAAGGACGCCGCCGCATGA
- a CDS encoding tetratricopeptide repeat protein, with product MTETPEHGSPTGEAYDWFRRGEELLRQGNAAAAAQLLQRALAADPGSRAARETLARALFDAQQYEEARQLFAQIVADHPSDDYALFGLGLAALRSGDPKAAVEHLSLAVAMKPHDHHYATALRNARAQNAVDPVGGPATAGVPEEAPPVRGSDVNVPSDLERLLRDIEDGDAR from the coding sequence ATGACTGAGACGCCGGAGCACGGCTCGCCGACCGGCGAGGCGTATGACTGGTTCCGTCGGGGCGAAGAGCTGCTGCGGCAGGGCAACGCGGCGGCGGCGGCCCAGCTGTTGCAGCGGGCGCTCGCAGCCGACCCCGGATCGCGGGCGGCCAGGGAGACGCTGGCGCGCGCGTTGTTCGACGCGCAGCAGTACGAGGAGGCCCGGCAGCTGTTCGCGCAGATTGTGGCCGACCATCCGTCCGACGACTACGCGTTGTTCGGGTTGGGGTTGGCGGCGTTGCGGTCCGGGGATCCGAAGGCGGCGGTGGAGCATCTGTCGCTGGCGGTCGCGATGAAGCCGCACGACCACCACTACGCGACCGCGCTGCGGAACGCTCGGGCGCAGAACGCGGTGGACCCGGTCGGTGGGCCGGCGACGGCGGGTGTGCCGGAGGAGGCTCCGCCGGTGCGGGGATCGGACGTGAACGTGCCGTCGGACCTGGAACGACTGTTGCGTGACATCGAGGACGGCGACGCCCGGTGA
- a CDS encoding HAD-IIA family hydrolase has product MSGLPGSETPLTERYDAALFDLDGVLYLQEEPIAFAPDGVAAARAAGMRIGFVTNNASRRAPDVVALLARVGVEGSEDEVVTAAQASAALLAEELPVGAPVLVVGAQGLADEVADVGLRPVRSADEKPAAVVQGYAREVGWEQLAEASVALRAGALWVATNRDFTIPSSRGPLPGNGALVAALVTAVRREPDVVVGKPHPRLHQESVRRTGAQRPLVIGDRLDTDMAGAVNGGADSLLVLTGVTEASDLLAAGPGERPTYVAADLRGLAVPHPAMVPSADGFTCGGWTTRVDGSAVVLRGSGSDDVDALRALAVAAWSLPSPSAVKGEGADAAAALRALQL; this is encoded by the coding sequence GTGAGTGGACTCCCCGGGAGCGAGACGCCGCTCACCGAACGGTACGACGCTGCCCTGTTCGACCTCGACGGTGTGTTGTACCTGCAGGAAGAACCGATCGCTTTCGCGCCGGACGGCGTGGCCGCCGCTCGTGCTGCCGGGATGCGGATCGGGTTCGTGACGAACAACGCGTCGCGGCGCGCGCCGGACGTGGTGGCGTTGCTGGCGCGGGTGGGGGTCGAGGGCTCCGAGGACGAGGTGGTCACCGCGGCGCAGGCATCGGCGGCGCTGCTGGCCGAGGAACTGCCGGTCGGTGCGCCGGTGCTGGTGGTGGGTGCGCAGGGGCTCGCGGACGAGGTCGCGGACGTGGGGCTGCGGCCGGTGCGGTCGGCGGACGAGAAGCCGGCGGCGGTCGTGCAGGGGTACGCGCGGGAGGTCGGCTGGGAGCAGCTGGCCGAGGCGTCGGTGGCGCTGCGTGCCGGCGCGCTGTGGGTGGCGACGAACCGGGATTTCACGATCCCGTCGTCGCGGGGTCCGTTGCCGGGGAACGGTGCGCTGGTGGCGGCGCTGGTCACGGCGGTGCGCCGGGAGCCGGACGTGGTGGTCGGGAAGCCGCATCCACGGCTGCACCAGGAGTCGGTGCGGCGGACCGGTGCGCAGCGGCCACTGGTGATCGGGGATCGGCTCGACACCGACATGGCCGGAGCGGTCAACGGTGGTGCGGACAGCCTGCTGGTGCTGACCGGCGTGACCGAGGCTTCCGACCTGCTGGCCGCCGGGCCGGGGGAACGGCCGACGTACGTGGCGGCGGACCTGCGGGGACTTGCGGTGCCCCACCCGGCGATGGTGCCGTCTGCGGACGGCTTTACCTGTGGGGGTTGGACGACGCGCGTCGACGGCTCCGCTGTGGTGTTGCGCGGGTCCGGTTCCGATGATGTGGACGCGTTGCGCGCGCTGGCCGTGGCGGCGTGGTCGTTGCCCTCACCGTCGGCGGTGAAGGGCGAGGGTGCCGACGCGGCCGCGGCGCTGCGGGCGCTGCAGCTGTAG
- a CDS encoding SCP2 sterol-binding domain-containing protein, giving the protein MATLEECRKALQDVADRIASGDTGDREPPKLDRSLACRLTDLGTGFHGRLAGGTIQDIADGDDPKAQIALTLSSDDLVALSRGEINFAKAWASGRIKVQAGVRDLIKLRTLL; this is encoded by the coding sequence ATGGCGACGCTGGAGGAGTGCCGCAAGGCGCTGCAGGACGTGGCCGACCGGATCGCGTCCGGCGACACCGGCGACCGGGAACCGCCGAAGCTCGATCGCTCCCTCGCCTGCCGGCTCACCGACCTCGGCACCGGATTCCACGGCCGGCTGGCCGGTGGCACGATCCAGGACATCGCCGACGGCGACGACCCCAAAGCGCAGATCGCACTGACCCTGAGCAGCGACGACCTGGTGGCGCTGAGCCGCGGCGAGATCAACTTCGCCAAGGCGTGGGCCAGCGGCCGGATCAAGGTTCAGGCGGGCGTCCGAGACCTAATCAAACTCCGCACCCTCCTGTAG
- a CDS encoding phasin family protein gives MQDALKTYLALATGLTEVPKKRAKAAAKELAKSGGATVKQVQALTEDLLATSLENREALTNLIRSEIEKSLNRVGLATADEVSQLTARIKELEAALKKAQASGAPASAGSAGGPQGDPLASAAATTGKPAAKKVAAKKVAKKAAKAPAPAPVKAPAKAPAPAKAAAAEAPSASTAKATAAKTTATKATPAPAPVPAKPSAPAKATPASETAGGTQGDALASAVKATPAKTAAKAAPVKTPAKTAPAKTAPAKSTAAKSTAAKAAPAKAATPAAPAPAATAPAATTPAEAASAAAGMTPAATAPAATSAIAESTPAKATAAKSTAVKATAAKATPATTDAAKAAPAKPAFAAAPASSTAEPSAATSTAKATAAKTTAAKTTAAKTTAAKTTAAKTTPAKTTPAKRTPAKRTPAAKATKATASKATPAKTSPAKTPPAKSTPAKSTGGDSAAPAGGSTDS, from the coding sequence ATGCAGGATGCTCTGAAGACGTACCTCGCCCTCGCGACAGGGCTCACTGAGGTGCCCAAGAAGCGTGCCAAGGCTGCCGCGAAAGAGCTCGCCAAGAGTGGCGGCGCGACCGTCAAGCAGGTCCAGGCGCTCACGGAAGACCTCCTGGCGACCAGCCTCGAGAACCGCGAGGCGCTGACGAACCTGATCCGTTCGGAGATCGAGAAGTCGCTCAACCGCGTCGGCCTGGCCACCGCCGACGAGGTCAGCCAGCTGACCGCGCGGATCAAGGAACTCGAGGCCGCGCTGAAGAAGGCGCAGGCCTCTGGTGCGCCGGCGTCCGCCGGGTCGGCGGGTGGGCCGCAGGGCGACCCGCTGGCGAGCGCGGCGGCGACGACCGGGAAGCCGGCGGCGAAGAAGGTCGCGGCGAAGAAGGTCGCCAAGAAGGCGGCGAAGGCTCCCGCGCCGGCTCCGGTGAAGGCTCCGGCCAAGGCGCCGGCTCCGGCCAAGGCGGCGGCGGCTGAGGCGCCGTCGGCGTCGACGGCGAAGGCCACCGCGGCGAAGACGACGGCCACCAAGGCGACGCCGGCTCCGGCTCCGGTTCCCGCGAAGCCGTCGGCTCCGGCGAAGGCGACGCCGGCCAGTGAGACCGCGGGCGGCACGCAGGGCGACGCGCTGGCGAGCGCCGTCAAGGCGACCCCGGCGAAGACGGCTGCGAAGGCTGCGCCGGTGAAGACGCCCGCGAAGACGGCGCCAGCGAAGACGGCGCCTGCCAAGTCGACGGCGGCGAAGAGCACGGCGGCGAAGGCTGCTCCGGCGAAGGCGGCGACGCCCGCCGCCCCGGCCCCGGCGGCGACGGCCCCGGCGGCGACGACCCCGGCTGAGGCAGCGTCGGCTGCGGCAGGGATGACTCCGGCGGCCACGGCCCCGGCGGCGACGTCGGCCATCGCTGAGTCGACGCCGGCGAAGGCGACCGCGGCCAAGTCCACCGCCGTGAAGGCCACCGCAGCCAAGGCGACCCCGGCCACGACGGATGCGGCCAAGGCTGCTCCGGCGAAGCCCGCGTTCGCGGCCGCCCCGGCCTCGTCCACTGCCGAGCCGAGCGCGGCCACGTCGACGGCGAAGGCCACCGCGGCGAAGACGACGGCGGCGAAGACGACGGCGGCTAAGACGACGGCGGCTAAGACGACGGCGGCTAAGACGACGCCCGCCAAGACGACGCCCGCCAAGCGCACGCCGGCCAAGCGCACGCCCGCGGCCAAGGCGACGAAGGCGACCGCCAGCAAGGCCACGCCTGCGAAGACCAGCCCGGCGAAGACCCCCCCGGCCAAGAGCACCCCGGCCAAGAGCACCGGTGGTGACAGCGCGGCACCGGCCGGCGGGTCGACCGACTCGTGA
- a CDS encoding GNAT family N-acetyltransferase, producing MIEVIQLTPDDEALIRAGAHLLRNAFGGPDRADRYRSVTETEIVFAARDGRDLLGVTTIRPYRQWFAGRDLPMGGIAAVAVAAHARRRGVARLLLGRAIERMHADGTPVSALFPSIPTAYRAFGWEVAGTLARIDLPAARLSAAGRSGPAGAGHDGKEVTLRALDRDDPAADDLASVHALYTEAARPAVGPLTRTGPAFDLTLLATLDGVVIASVDGVDAGYVSWSRREKPDGPPRLDVHDLIADRPDVRDALLTCAGSWQTSIGDTRIRLADPVIGGLGLPRGGYTQHEPWMLRVVDAPLAVAGRGFGPLAADVDLEIVDPQAPWHEGRWQLSVADGTGSLAPGGSGAVRLSSRGLAAVFTGYAGAAALTSAGLAEGEPGALARLAAVFAGPTPWMLDEF from the coding sequence ATGATCGAGGTCATCCAGCTCACCCCGGACGACGAGGCGCTGATCCGGGCGGGTGCGCACCTGCTGCGCAACGCGTTCGGTGGCCCCGACCGTGCCGACCGGTATCGCAGCGTGACCGAGACCGAGATCGTGTTCGCCGCCCGCGACGGACGCGACCTGCTCGGCGTCACGACGATCCGGCCGTACCGGCAGTGGTTCGCCGGCCGTGACCTGCCGATGGGCGGCATCGCGGCGGTGGCCGTCGCCGCGCACGCCCGCCGCCGGGGCGTCGCCCGGTTGTTGCTCGGGCGGGCGATCGAGCGGATGCACGCCGACGGCACCCCGGTGAGCGCGCTCTTCCCGTCGATCCCGACGGCCTACCGTGCGTTCGGCTGGGAGGTGGCGGGCACGCTCGCCCGGATCGACCTCCCGGCGGCCCGCCTGTCGGCGGCCGGGCGCTCCGGTCCGGCCGGGGCCGGTCACGACGGCAAGGAGGTGACGCTCCGCGCGCTCGACCGGGACGATCCGGCCGCGGACGACCTCGCCTCCGTGCACGCGCTCTACACCGAGGCCGCGCGCCCGGCGGTGGGGCCGCTCACCCGCACCGGGCCGGCGTTCGACCTGACGCTGCTGGCCACGCTGGACGGCGTGGTGATCGCGTCCGTCGACGGGGTCGACGCCGGTTACGTCAGCTGGTCCCGGCGCGAGAAGCCCGACGGGCCGCCGCGGCTGGACGTCCACGACCTGATCGCCGACCGCCCCGACGTCCGCGACGCGTTGCTGACCTGCGCCGGTTCCTGGCAGACGTCGATCGGCGACACCCGGATCCGGCTGGCCGACCCGGTGATCGGCGGCCTCGGGCTGCCGCGCGGCGGTTACACCCAGCACGAGCCGTGGATGCTGCGGGTCGTCGACGCGCCGCTGGCCGTCGCCGGCCGGGGGTTCGGGCCGCTCGCCGCCGACGTCGACCTGGAGATCGTCGACCCCCAGGCCCCCTGGCACGAGGGACGGTGGCAGCTGTCGGTCGCCGACGGCACGGGCAGCCTGGCCCCCGGCGGTTCCGGTGCGGTCCGGCTGAGCAGCCGCGGGCTGGCGGCGGTGTTCACCGGGTACGCCGGTGCGGCCGCTCTGACGTCGGCCGGTCTGGCCGAGGGGGAGCCGGGCGCGCTGGCCCGGCTGGCCGCGGTGTTCGCCGGTCCGACACCCTGGATGCTCGACGAGTTCTGA